The DNA sequence CATCACCTCGGCCACCATCTCGCCGATGCGGCGCACCAGCACGCCCGTGAACAGGAAGTACGGCAGCACGATGACCCGCTCGGCCCCCAGGGTCACGCAACGGGCGATCCCCTCCTGGAGCGTCGGCCGGGTGATCCCGACGAAGCACGGCTCCACCCAGCCGAACGCCCGCCCCTCCCAGAGCATCCGAGCCAGGTGGTACACCTGCGCGTTGGCGTCAGGGTCGCTGCTGCCGCGCTCGACCAGGACGATCCCCGTACGCTCGCGCGGGAACGGCCCGACGGCCTCTTCCACCGCTGCGATCCGCTCGTCCAGCACGCGCAGCAGCTCTGGTTGCACGCCGAGCGGCGCGCCGTACCGCAGGGTGAGCGTCGGGTGACGCTCGCGGGCCACGGCCAGCGCGGCTGGTACGTCGTTCTTGACGTGCCCGGCCCCGAACAGCATCAGCGGCAGCACGACGGTCTCGCGGACCCCGGCCTCGGCCAGCCGCGCGAGGGTGTCGAGGATCGGCGGGTCGGTCAGTTCCAGAAAGGCCGGCCAGAGCGGGAGCGTCGGCCCCAGGCGTGCGGCGAGGGCGGCGGCGAACGCCCGCGCCTCGGCAGCGCCGGCCGGATCGCGCGTCCCGTGGGCCGCCAGCACGACGGCACGTTCACACAGTGCGACAGACATCGCCTCCACCTTTCGCTCGAAGGAGTTCGGCGCTGGTGAAGGCAGGTAGCCTGGCTCGCGACGCTGCCTGAGCGCAGCGTTCGCCTACAGTTGCGGGACAGCGCCGGACTCTGACCGGCTTCCCCTGACACCCCACCCGAGCGGTTGCAGCGCGGACCGTACCACGTCCTGCAACGGTGTGCAACTGCATAACCAGAACGACCAGGGCGATCGCCTGTTCGCTGGTCTTCCCAGAACGCGGTGAGACGCGCAGTCGGGGGTTGAAACCCCCGTCTACAGTCATTCAGTCGCTGCGCGACGGATGCCGAGAACAGCAGCGACCGGTGAGCCTGGAGCGTCGCGAAGCGACTGCAGGATGGTAGACGGGGCTTTCACGCCCCGACGACGGTGCGCGACGCGCCGCCAGCGCGGCCGCGCTAGCGGCGCTGTTTCGTGTCACCCTGCTGGCTGCCGCCCGCGTACGGCCCGTGCTCGACCTGTGTCACGCGGGACGGCAGCTTGCCGCCGAGCTTCGGATAGCCGTGCTCGTGCAGCGCTTCCCGATCTGCTGCGCCAGGGTTGCCGTAGTGCTCGCCGCGCTGGCGCAGGCTCGGCTCCTCGACGGAGACGCTGCTGGGCGGGGCGTCGTCTGCCGCCGCAGGATCACGGTGGCGCTGCTGGTAGCGCAGCCCACCCCCGCTCTCGATCTGCTCCGCGTCCAGGCGGGTGCGCGTGTCACGCGCCTCGCCTGGGGCATGCTCGGTCGTTGCTGCCGCGTCCCGCCGATCCTGTGCAGGCATGGTCGGGCCTCCTGACGATGTGATGTGCGCTGCGCTCGACCGCCCCGTGCTCCCTGGCGCCCTCAGGCGCCGGGGCCGGTCGCAAACGTCCGCGCTCGCCGGCTTTCAGAAGCAGGATGTGTGCCGCTCACCAGCCCGTCTCGCTGATGCGCGGCCGGCGCCGCTCCCGAGATCGAGTGCCGCTCGTCCAGGTCCGGCGCCCTGATGATCGCCTCCAGGTCAAGCGTCCTGGCCATGCGGGCCTGCTGGCGCGCCGTGCTCTCGTAGATGGCCTCGTAGCCGGTCGCCATCGCCGCCGGCGAGA is a window from the Chloroflexota bacterium genome containing:
- a CDS encoding sirohydrochlorin chelatase — translated: MSVALCERAVVLAAHGTRDPAGAAEARAFAAALAARLGPTLPLWPAFLELTDPPILDTLARLAEAGVRETVVLPLMLFGAGHVKNDVPAALAVARERHPTLTLRYGAPLGVQPELLRVLDERIAAVEEAVGPFPRERTGIVLVERGSSDPDANAQVYHLARMLWEGRAFGWVEPCFVGITRPTLQEGIARCVTLGAERVIVLPYFLFTGVLVRRIGEMVAEVMSGLPHVELLVADHLGAHPEILGLAERRIGEALAGSVAMRCDCCVYRTPLIGFEQMTGREQTSDPAHGLREGGAGLHDHHRARR